The DNA region ATAATATACACAATTTACATATTGCTCAAATCTTTTAGCAAATATATTAGTACTATTTTTTATATCTTCTAATGTAATCTCATTAACTTCTTTATTGATTTCATTTCCTAACACATATAATCCATTATCTATAAATACATTATATGTTCTTTCCACTCTATTCCCCACCTGTAATATAATTTAAAAGACCTAAACCCATGCTACTATTTTGCCCTAGTCCACAATAATACGCTACTTTTTGCATATCCTTATCACATTGAATTAGTATTTCAAAATTACTATACCCTTGTATATAACCATTTTTAATTTTTATTGACTTTTTCTTAACTTTAAACATATTTTCAATCATTAACTTTAACTCACCACTATATGTTTTTTTATATATAATCTCATATTTTCTTTTTAAATTTTTCTTAATTGCATTATAATATTGAAACTGATAGGGATTTAAAAATTTAACTGAACCATTTTCCCATATACTTTCTACTATTGGTGTAATAGCCTTATAAATATTTATTTTATTAAATTTAACTTTTCTATCTTCCTTAATTGCAATAACTTTAAAA from Clostridium novyi includes:
- the cas6 gene encoding CRISPR-associated endoribonuclease Cas6, with amino-acid sequence MLSRKSIILKSESNGVLDYNWNYPLSINLFNKMLLYDAKFAEFLHNEGFRSNDEKKKKFKLINFMMLFNNQKMDSKGININKDDEVVLIISGYKDPMNAILQGLCINHKINLNNIIFKVIAIKEDRKVKFNKINIYKAITPIVESIWENGSVKFLNPYQFQYYNAIKKNLKRKYEIIYKKTYSGELKLMIENMFKVKKKSIKIKNGYIQGYSNFEILIQCDKDMQKVAYYCGLGQNSSMGLGLLNYITGGE